A window of the Trueperaceae bacterium genome harbors these coding sequences:
- the zwf gene encoding glucose-6-phosphate dehydrogenase — translation MRAEEAGSSAARDAARAAEPAVRRVEREARPGAPDSVSRAKPAPACAFVIFGVTGDLTGRKLIPALYQLAAKGELNEGSVIVGHARREMTDDELRAYLRDKVAAEVPDLDAGVWERLAARISYVQGDYESADGFVRLAQKLAGLDVAGTIFYTATPPEVYATIARSLAEAGLARPAPGRFARLVVEKPFGTDEASAKELNALLLEHFDESQLFRIDHYLAKETAQNLGVLRFANSMFEPVWNNRYVDHVQITMIEPMGMEGRGRFYESAGVLRDVFQNHLLQLLALMAMEPPVRFDARAVRDEKVKLFSAVSCPSPADTVFGQYVAGNGAVGYRQEKDVDPNSKQATYAAMQLRVENWRWSGVPFYLRSGKRLEAKASEIVLQFKAPPHVPFALSAPVHADRLVMRIMPDEGMTIRFNGKRPGQKVELDRIGLDFSYGESFAGAIPDAYETLILDVMNGDATLFMRADEVEAQWRIVAPVLAYLEERRPTPAFYEAGGRGPQQAYALLESAGREWKRPAGVRRGG, via the coding sequence ATGCGGGCCGAGGAGGCGGGTAGCTCGGCCGCGCGTGACGCGGCTCGCGCCGCGGAGCCGGCGGTCAGGCGCGTCGAGCGCGAGGCCAGGCCGGGCGCCCCCGACAGCGTGTCGCGCGCGAAGCCGGCCCCGGCCTGCGCGTTCGTCATCTTCGGCGTCACGGGGGACCTCACGGGCCGCAAGCTCATCCCGGCGCTCTACCAGCTCGCCGCCAAGGGGGAGCTCAACGAGGGGAGCGTCATCGTCGGCCACGCTCGCCGCGAGATGACCGACGACGAGTTGCGCGCCTACCTCCGCGACAAGGTCGCGGCCGAGGTGCCCGACCTCGACGCGGGCGTGTGGGAGCGGTTGGCGGCGCGCATCAGCTACGTGCAGGGCGACTACGAGAGCGCGGACGGCTTCGTTCGCCTCGCGCAGAAGCTGGCCGGGCTGGACGTCGCCGGCACCATCTTCTACACGGCCACGCCGCCCGAGGTTTACGCCACCATCGCCCGTTCGCTGGCCGAGGCGGGGCTGGCGCGCCCCGCGCCCGGCAGGTTCGCCCGGCTGGTCGTCGAGAAGCCGTTCGGAACGGACGAGGCGTCCGCCAAGGAGCTGAACGCCCTCCTGCTCGAGCACTTCGACGAGTCGCAGCTGTTCCGCATCGACCATTACCTTGCGAAGGAGACGGCGCAGAACCTCGGCGTCCTGCGGTTCGCCAACAGCATGTTCGAGCCGGTATGGAACAACCGTTACGTCGACCACGTCCAGATCACGATGATCGAGCCCATGGGCATGGAGGGGCGCGGCCGCTTCTACGAGTCCGCCGGAGTGCTGCGCGACGTCTTCCAGAACCACCTGCTGCAGCTCCTGGCCCTGATGGCGATGGAGCCGCCCGTGCGCTTCGACGCCCGCGCCGTGCGCGACGAGAAGGTGAAGCTGTTCAGCGCCGTCAGCTGCCCCAGCCCGGCCGACACCGTCTTCGGGCAGTACGTGGCCGGCAACGGCGCGGTGGGGTACCGGCAGGAGAAGGACGTGGACCCGAACTCGAAGCAGGCCACCTACGCCGCCATGCAGTTGCGTGTAGAGAACTGGCGCTGGTCCGGGGTGCCCTTCTACCTGCGCTCCGGCAAGCGCCTAGAGGCCAAGGCCAGCGAGATCGTGCTGCAGTTCAAGGCGCCGCCTCACGTCCCGTTCGCGCTCAGCGCGCCGGTGCACGCCGACCGCCTCGTGATGCGCATCATGCCCGACGAGGGCATGACCATCCGCTTCAACGGGAAGCGGCCCGGCCAGAAGGTGGAACTCGACCGGATCGGCCTCGACTTCTCCTACGGGGAGAGCTTCGCGGGCGCCATCCCGGACGCCTACGAGACGTTGATACTCGACGTGATGAACGGCGACGCCACGCTCTTCATGCGCGCCGACGAGGTCGAGGCGCAGTGGCGCATCGTCGCCCCGGTCCTCGCCTACCTGGAGGAGCGGCGGCCGACCCCGGCCTTCTACGAGGCGGGTGGGCGCGGGCCGCAACAGGCCTACGCGCTGCTCGAATCCGCCGGACGCGAGTGGAAGAGGCCCGCGGGGGTGCGACGGGGCGGCTAG
- the rocF gene encoding arginase — MRRVRVVGVPIDLGAGRRGVDMGPSAIRLARLAPVLRELGHEVVDLGNVEAPVAEAHEHLLTPAGPHHADVIAAACAATHARLSGLPADDFVVALGGDHSISMGTVAALGSRQATGLLWVDAHADANTPATSPSGNVHGMSVAHLLGLGDARFLDVWGGGAMLRPEHVVYLGLRSVDPGERALIRDLGITAYTMKDVDNRGVAYLAAAALEQLGGLGRLHVSFDADSLDPAIAPGVGTPVPGGLTYREAHLLMELLADSGAVTSLDLVEVNPTLDRANETAAIMVEMAASLLGKRIL, encoded by the coding sequence ATGCGCAGGGTGCGGGTGGTGGGGGTGCCCATCGACCTCGGGGCCGGTCGCCGCGGGGTCGACATGGGTCCGAGCGCGATCCGCCTGGCGCGGCTGGCGCCGGTGCTGCGCGAACTGGGTCACGAGGTCGTCGACCTCGGCAACGTCGAGGCGCCCGTGGCGGAGGCGCACGAGCACCTCCTCACGCCCGCCGGTCCGCACCACGCCGACGTCATCGCGGCCGCCTGCGCCGCCACCCACGCCCGGCTCAGCGGCCTGCCGGCCGACGACTTCGTCGTCGCCCTCGGCGGCGACCACTCCATCAGCATGGGCACGGTGGCCGCGCTCGGGAGCCGCCAGGCGACGGGTTTGCTCTGGGTAGACGCCCACGCCGACGCCAACACCCCGGCGACGAGCCCGTCGGGGAACGTGCACGGGATGTCCGTGGCGCACCTGCTCGGGCTAGGCGACGCCAGGTTCCTGGACGTCTGGGGCGGCGGCGCCATGCTGCGCCCCGAGCACGTCGTCTACCTGGGACTCCGTAGCGTCGATCCCGGGGAACGCGCCCTCATCCGCGACCTGGGCATCACCGCCTACACCATGAAGGACGTGGACAACCGCGGCGTCGCCTACCTGGCGGCGGCGGCCCTCGAGCAGCTGGGCGGCCTGGGGCGCCTGCACGTCTCGTTCGACGCGGACTCGCTCGATCCCGCCATCGCGCCGGGGGTCGGCACGCCGGTTCCCGGCGGCCTCACCTACCGCGAGGCGCACCTCCTGATGGAGCTGCTGGCCGACTCTGGCGCGGTCACCTCGCTCGACTTGGTGGAGGTCAACCCGACCCTGGACCGCGCCAACGAGACGGCGGCCATCATGGTGGAGATGGCCGCCAGCCTGTTGGGCAAGCGCATCCTCTGA
- a CDS encoding patatin-like phospholipase family protein: protein MFSDSRPARALATTEGAVAAPRPRPAPRLGVALGGGSARGYAHFGALASLERNGLVPDVIAGTSFGAVVGALYATGRPLPELLRQAESMRRRDVFPYVADFGLHRAALFQGKRLEAYFDRLLEGRSFADLEKRLVVVTTDIDSGEQVLLESGPLALALRASTAIPGVFAPALVDGRRLIDGGIGSPVPLDTLDGLDVDVAIGIGAGMEAGDSGAIRLARRVLASDGARRWQSRAAAAAPKGAVGRLGRALAFAAGGWAGAARGGAPTAGPDGAVSAAGGCRRFEVHTKPPIHWLNFHRAGEAIRAGDAALTGLVPLVITAMAQV, encoded by the coding sequence GTGTTCTCAGACAGTCGTCCCGCGCGCGCCCTCGCCACGACCGAAGGCGCCGTGGCCGCCCCACGCCCTCGGCCCGCGCCGCGCCTCGGCGTCGCCCTCGGCGGCGGCAGCGCCCGTGGCTACGCCCACTTCGGCGCGCTCGCCAGCCTCGAACGTAACGGACTCGTCCCCGACGTCATCGCCGGCACCAGCTTCGGGGCCGTCGTCGGGGCGCTCTACGCGACCGGCAGGCCGCTGCCGGAGCTGCTGCGCCAGGCGGAGTCGATGCGGCGCCGCGACGTCTTCCCGTACGTCGCCGACTTCGGCCTGCACCGCGCCGCCCTGTTCCAGGGCAAACGCCTCGAGGCCTACTTCGACAGGCTGCTTGAGGGGCGGTCGTTCGCCGACCTGGAGAAGCGGCTCGTCGTGGTCACCACGGACATCGATAGCGGCGAGCAGGTGCTCCTCGAGTCGGGGCCGCTCGCCCTGGCGTTGCGGGCCAGTACGGCCATCCCCGGCGTGTTCGCCCCCGCGCTCGTCGACGGCCGGCGGCTGATCGATGGCGGCATCGGCTCGCCCGTGCCCCTCGACACGCTCGACGGCCTCGACGTCGATGTCGCCATCGGCATCGGCGCCGGCATGGAGGCGGGGGACTCGGGCGCCATCCGCTTGGCGCGGCGCGTGCTCGCCTCGGACGGCGCGCGGCGCTGGCAGTCGCGGGCGGCCGCGGCCGCGCCGAAGGGCGCCGTTGGACGCCTCGGCCGGGCCCTGGCGTTCGCGGCGGGAGGCTGGGCCGGCGCCGCGCGTGGTGGCGCACCCACGGCCGGGCCCGACGGCGCCGTGAGCGCCGCGGGTGGCTGCCGCCGCTTCGAGGTCCACACCAAGCCGCCCATCCACTGGCTGAACTTCCACAGAGCAGGCGAGGCCATCAGGGCGGGTGACGCCGCCCTCACCGGGCTCGTGCCGCTGGTGATCACCGCGATGGCGCAGGTCTGA